In Artemia franciscana chromosome 4, ASM3288406v1, whole genome shotgun sequence, a single window of DNA contains:
- the LOC136025640 gene encoding inhibin beta chain-like, translating into MFLFFQGWNTILLASQKVVASNLGWKRFDITSGVQKWFAEGTGDSLQLLVDCSGCRSLVKPVIRSSRPKKKKERQRKHKVRAIRKASNKPFLVIHTDSTPNRRMRRRALVCSAKTKSCCKERFYVSFKQLGWDDWIIAPSGYYANYCRGECSGPQTPDAFRNYHSHILGEYRKLDKFPELQPCCAPTKFTSMSLIYFGPDRNIIKRDLPKMSVHECGCP; encoded by the coding sequence atgtttcttttttttcagggctgGAACACAATATTATTAGCCAGCCAAAAAGTGGTGGCATCCAATCTCGGTTGGAAGCGTTTTGACATCACAAGTGGCGTTCAGAAATGGTTTGCTGAAGGAACTGGAGATAGTCTTCAACTTTTAGTTGACTGCTCTGGTTGCCGATCATTAGTTAAACCCGTAATTCGTTCAAGTagacccaaaaagaaaaaagaaagacaaagaaaacacAAAGTCCGTGCAATTCGGAAAGCCAGCAATAAACCTTTTCTTGTAATTCATACCGACTCTACGCCGAATCGACGGATGAGACGACGAGCTCTTGTCTGTAGTGCCAAAACAAAGTCTTGTTGCAAAGAACGATTTTATGTGAGTTTTAAACAGTTGGGATGGGATGATTGGATCATCGCCCCCAGTGGATATTATGCTAATTATTGCCGTGGAGAGTGCAGCGGTCCACAGACCCCAGATGCATTCCGAAACTACCATTCCCATATCCTTGGTGAATACAGAAAGCTAGATAAATTTCCTGAGCTGCAGCCATGTTGTGCTCCGACTAAATTTACATCTATGTCATTAATTTACTTCGGTCCAGATAGGAATATAATTAAACGTGATTTGCCAAAAATGAGTGTCCACGAATGTGGTTGTCCATAG